In one Pasteuria penetrans genomic region, the following are encoded:
- a CDS encoding cytochrome C oxidase subunit IV family protein: MGQRQSRLYESMIKVLASFFLMVALTALAFYVVASPFLASRSLLLCTILIVLATVQVFLQFYTFMHLNERGTTFYKIFLYAGIVIALISAVGTVAPG; this comes from the coding sequence ATGGGGCAGAGGCAGTCGCGGTTGTATGAGAGTATGATCAAGGTACTTGCCAGTTTCTTTTTGATGGTTGCGTTGACTGCTTTGGCATTTTATGTAGTCGCCTCACCGTTTCTGGCAAGTAGGTCGTTGTTGCTTTGTACCATATTGATCGTTTTGGCCACGGTACAGGTTTTTTTGCAGTTCTATACCTTCATGCATTTGAATGAGCGAGGGACGACGTTTTATAAAATATTCTTGTATGCAGGGATTGTCATAGCGCTGATTTCCGCCGTTGGAACGGTTGCTCCAGGCTAA
- a CDS encoding M12 family metallo-peptidase: MNKDHEGDQGNRGSSGGGTGEWTSSPVDSVDSMYQNRIKEWISREEGGVGHKIIGFFKNQDSNSRDVQVRLADQSLRHFRFSGSGELEEVGKMNPGDRKWTHLSVGERNGISQGGQGESSSSGIWEGCKKEIKKILPDNIGDKIFEKEAGEDQRGRDEAVPRSQFIRIAAYADSSYRRGHPGWREDIRMLVRELSERSRKAIGVGMEIVHVQEIEKNLNVKDISVVREAPLSSFAHVKVAFTGNRGGPQDVGLMGLADQSSGKWYRPLATVVHAGHPSEFGAGMYAGWDRDVFILQHELTHNLGERHVDCGSGSYRNVMCPSMREDEMHPHWSSDQIQRMRVMARDWLSTRI, from the coding sequence ATGAATAAGGATCATGAAGGGGATCAGGGCAACAGGGGATCAAGTGGTGGGGGAACGGGGGAATGGACAAGTTCCCCCGTGGATTCAGTTGATTCGATGTACCAAAACCGTATCAAAGAGTGGATATCCCGGGAGGAGGGTGGGGTAGGCCATAAAATTATAGGTTTTTTTAAGAATCAGGATAGTAATAGTAGAGATGTTCAAGTTCGGCTTGCTGACCAATCTCTCCGCCATTTTCGGTTTTCGGGGAGTGGGGAATTAGAAGAGGTTGGGAAGATGAATCCTGGCGATCGGAAGTGGACCCACCTTTCTGTAGGAGAAAGGAATGGAATTAGTCAAGGAGGACAGGGGGAGAGTTCTTCTTCTGGAATATGGGAGGGATGCAAGAAGGAGATCAAAAAAATTCTTCCTGACAATATAGGTGATAAAATTTTTGAAAAGGAAGCCGGTGAGGACCAACGGGGCAGGGATGAGGCTGTACCACGTTCACAGTTCATTCGTATTGCTGCGTATGCTGATTCCTCCTACCGTAGGGGTCATCCCGGGTGGAGAGAGGATATACGTATGCTTGTTCGTGAATTGAGTGAGAGGTCTCGCAAGGCAATTGGAGTGGGAATGGAAATTGTTCATGTTCAAGAGATAGAAAAAAATCTAAATGTAAAAGATATATCTGTTGTTCGGGAGGCCCCTCTATCCTCTTTCGCGCATGTGAAGGTTGCTTTTACTGGGAACCGTGGTGGCCCACAGGACGTGGGACTGATGGGATTGGCTGATCAATCCTCAGGAAAATGGTATCGTCCCCTTGCTACAGTTGTCCATGCAGGTCATCCCTCGGAGTTTGGGGCGGGTATGTACGCTGGTTGGGATCGGGATGTTTTCATCCTACAACATGAACTTACCCATAACCTCGGGGAGAGACACGTTGACTGTGGATCTGGTTCTTACCGTAATGTGATGTGTCCCAGTATGAGGGAAGATGAAATGCATCCCCATTGGTCATCAGATCAAATCCAACGGATGAGGGTGATGGCTAGGGACTGGCTGAGTACAAGAATATAA
- a CDS encoding nitroreductase family protein, whose product MEVAEAMRQRKSVKKFDPSVQVSEEEWRSWISLASTAPSSWNLQHARYRVITDAEQKLRLLPIAYGQRQVVDAAVVFLVFGDTEAPSDLPAILGPDLRAGRITQETYDRLRDQIEKTYKSSSEVAVQEALINASLAAMQLMLVVKDRGYDSCSMGGFNPKRLVEEFSIPARFRPIMLIAVGKQLESPRETSRLSVNQLLVP is encoded by the coding sequence GTGGAAGTTGCTGAGGCTATGCGGCAAAGAAAAAGTGTGAAGAAGTTTGACCCATCGGTTCAGGTTTCGGAAGAGGAATGGCGCTCATGGATTTCGCTGGCGTCTACGGCTCCTTCCTCTTGGAATTTACAGCATGCGAGATATCGCGTGATTACCGATGCGGAACAAAAACTACGGTTGTTACCTATTGCCTATGGCCAGAGACAAGTGGTGGATGCCGCAGTGGTTTTTTTAGTTTTTGGGGATACGGAGGCCCCGAGTGATTTGCCGGCTATTTTGGGACCCGACCTACGGGCGGGACGGATCACGCAAGAAACATATGATCGTCTCAGGGACCAGATTGAGAAGACCTATAAGAGTAGTTCAGAAGTTGCCGTACAGGAGGCGTTGATTAATGCTTCCCTGGCAGCCATGCAATTGATGTTGGTTGTAAAGGATAGGGGCTATGATAGTTGTTCCATGGGGGGCTTTAATCCCAAACGTTTGGTGGAGGAATTTTCTATTCCTGCTCGTTTTCGTCCTATTATGTTAATTGCTGTCGGTAAGCAGCTGGAATCACCAAGGGAAACGAGTCGTTTATCAGTAAATCAACTACTTGTCCCCTGA
- the coxB gene encoding cytochrome c oxidase subunit II, translated as MRVIVAWLHRYKHWLIWAMVLLLSVGMAGCGDERISVLQPAGGVGEQQLRLMFLSFFVMLGVFAVVMALYIYVLIRFRSRDDGYISPSKLPHHGSTKMELVWTIIPVLILVVLAVPSVRYTFESARKPVSGKLPLRVDVKGYRYWWSIEYPDFGIKTAGEIHIPKDTPVVVQLESGDVIHGFWIPSLAGKMDTVPGKKNYMSFNAKEAGVFEGRCAELCGGGHSLMNFRVYVHEEEDFQRWVRFQKAIASGASSDVQNGSLSPVAKRGKELFNQGCVTCHAYNKAPDLKAFCSRSQIAGTVDNNEDNFAMFLKKPSDVKPNILMPPMGHLSEDERRAIWQYLQSFCKTG; from the coding sequence GTGAGGGTAATCGTGGCATGGCTCCATCGTTACAAGCATTGGCTGATATGGGCAATGGTGTTGTTGTTGTCCGTGGGCATGGCGGGGTGCGGGGACGAGAGGATCAGTGTTCTTCAGCCCGCAGGTGGTGTAGGGGAGCAGCAGCTCCGTCTGATGTTCCTATCGTTCTTTGTGATGTTAGGGGTTTTTGCTGTTGTAATGGCTCTTTATATTTATGTCCTTATTCGCTTTCGATCTAGGGACGATGGGTACATATCGCCGTCCAAGCTTCCTCATCATGGCAGTACGAAGATGGAGTTGGTATGGACGATCATTCCTGTGTTGATTTTGGTCGTGCTCGCTGTGCCGTCGGTTCGGTATACCTTTGAGTCTGCCCGTAAACCTGTATCGGGTAAGTTACCGTTGCGCGTGGATGTTAAGGGTTATCGGTATTGGTGGAGTATTGAATATCCTGATTTTGGTATTAAGACGGCGGGGGAGATACATATTCCGAAAGATACCCCGGTTGTTGTGCAATTGGAGTCTGGGGATGTAATCCATGGTTTTTGGATTCCCAGTTTGGCAGGGAAGATGGACACGGTTCCTGGTAAGAAGAACTACATGTCCTTTAATGCCAAGGAAGCGGGCGTCTTCGAGGGTCGTTGCGCGGAGCTCTGCGGTGGTGGCCATTCTCTCATGAATTTCAGGGTTTACGTGCACGAGGAGGAGGATTTTCAACGTTGGGTTCGTTTTCAAAAAGCGATCGCTAGTGGGGCATCGTCAGATGTTCAAAATGGTTCCCTTTCCCCGGTAGCCAAACGAGGGAAGGAGTTGTTCAATCAGGGTTGTGTAACTTGTCACGCTTACAATAAGGCTCCTGATCTGAAGGCATTCTGTTCCCGTAGTCAAATTGCTGGGACTGTGGACAATAATGAGGATAACTTTGCCATGTTTTTGAAAAAGCCTAGCGACGTTAAGCCCAATATACTGATGCCTCCTATGGGTCATCTATCTGAGGATGAACGGAGGGCCATTTGGCAGTATCTCCAATCTTTCTGTAAAACAGGGTAG
- a CDS encoding ABC transporter ATP-binding protein encodes MKILETKKLSKVYGQRVTYRALTDINMTANQGEFVGVMGPSGSGKTTLLNLIATIDTPTSGEVLINGCNPHELNKNKLSQFRRRELGFVFQDFNLLDTLTVGENIVLPLMLDKHSVRSMEEKLAIIAKKLDITELLDKRTYEISGGQMQRAAIARAIIHEPSLLLADEPTGNLDSKSSRNVMSIIETINQRENATIIMVTHDPVAASYCNRIIFIKDGQLHNQIQKGENQQKFFQQIIDVLSFLGGNMPSVSAESV; translated from the coding sequence ATGAAAATACTGGAAACAAAAAAACTTTCCAAGGTATACGGGCAAAGAGTGACATACCGCGCCCTAACAGACATCAATATGACCGCCAATCAGGGGGAATTCGTTGGTGTTATGGGACCCTCAGGAAGCGGGAAAACGACTTTGCTCAACCTGATTGCAACCATTGACACCCCTACCTCCGGAGAAGTATTGATCAACGGCTGCAATCCCCACGAATTGAATAAAAATAAACTGTCCCAGTTCCGGCGTCGCGAATTGGGTTTTGTTTTTCAGGACTTCAACCTACTCGATACCCTCACCGTAGGTGAAAACATTGTTCTTCCCCTCATGCTGGACAAACACAGCGTACGAAGTATGGAGGAGAAACTGGCTATTATAGCTAAAAAATTAGATATAACGGAACTACTAGATAAACGAACCTATGAAATATCAGGAGGACAAATGCAAAGGGCCGCCATCGCACGAGCCATCATTCACGAGCCATCCTTACTCCTGGCCGATGAGCCCACCGGTAATTTGGATTCCAAATCATCACGAAACGTCATGAGTATAATAGAAACCATCAATCAACGGGAGAACGCTACCATTATCATGGTAACCCATGATCCCGTGGCCGCCAGTTACTGTAACCGTATTATCTTCATCAAAGATGGGCAACTTCACAACCAAATCCAAAAAGGGGAAAATCAACAAAAATTCTTCCAGCAGATCATCGACGTTCTCTCCTTCCTGGGTGGAAACATGCCGAGTGTTTCTGCCGAATCCGTCTAG
- a CDS encoding isocitrate/isopropylmalate family dehydrogenase, with product MHSSIDLVVMAGDQTGQELLLEALRILDPTLLRYDIKLHHFNLSLENRKATHNQIVRDAAQAMQKTGFGLKAATITPEKSSSIGSPNALLREAIEGKVILRTGQRIPGTVPAAGAHAPISVVRMAVGDAYGAKEWRTTEDGDEIAYRTERIDRTTCHSVAEFSFQHARRVGAKVFGGPKYTVSPVYEGLLKEELDHASRRYPDVPYEPQLIDATYALLLNQGGEPLVIPALNRDGDCLSDLVLQLFGSLAGAESVLLSLDENHQPKVIMAEAPHGTAPALEGKNIANPMAMILACASILIYTNHPQAMKAAQAIRESIWETLYSGIRTADLGGNATTSSFTDEVVQLTKKKLGSEKENQS from the coding sequence TAGTTATGGCAGGGGATCAAACGGGACAGGAATTACTACTAGAGGCACTCCGTATTCTCGATCCTACCCTCCTTCGATACGACATCAAACTCCATCACTTCAACCTAAGCCTGGAAAATAGAAAGGCCACCCACAATCAAATCGTAAGAGACGCAGCCCAGGCCATGCAGAAAACGGGCTTTGGACTGAAAGCGGCCACCATCACACCGGAAAAATCGTCCAGCATCGGCAGCCCCAATGCATTGCTTCGGGAGGCCATAGAAGGGAAGGTCATCCTACGAACAGGTCAACGGATTCCCGGCACTGTCCCCGCCGCGGGTGCCCACGCCCCGATTTCCGTTGTCCGGATGGCAGTAGGGGACGCTTATGGCGCCAAAGAATGGCGAACGACGGAGGATGGAGACGAAATAGCCTATCGAACCGAACGCATCGATCGCACCACCTGTCATTCCGTTGCCGAGTTCTCCTTCCAACACGCGCGTCGGGTAGGAGCCAAGGTATTTGGAGGACCTAAATACACAGTCAGTCCCGTGTATGAAGGTTTACTCAAGGAAGAACTTGATCATGCCAGCCGCCGCTATCCCGATGTTCCCTATGAACCCCAATTGATTGACGCCACCTACGCCCTCTTACTCAACCAAGGAGGGGAACCACTCGTAATCCCGGCCCTAAACCGGGACGGAGATTGTCTTAGTGATCTTGTACTGCAACTCTTCGGTTCCCTTGCCGGTGCGGAATCCGTCCTCCTCTCCCTAGATGAAAATCATCAACCCAAAGTCATCATGGCAGAAGCCCCCCACGGTACGGCCCCTGCTCTCGAGGGCAAAAACATCGCCAATCCAATGGCAATGATTTTAGCCTGTGCGTCCATACTCATTTATACAAACCACCCACAGGCTATGAAAGCAGCACAAGCCATCCGCGAATCCATATGGGAAACACTCTATTCCGGTATTCGTACGGCCGATCTCGGGGGTAATGCAACGACCTCCTCTTTTACGGATGAGGTCGTTCAACTCACCAAAAAAAAATTGGGATCTGAAAAAGAAAACCAAAGTTGA
- the ctaD gene encoding cytochrome c oxidase subunit I has protein sequence MSGGYNRGFLVRIGNSRVWQWVTTVDHKKIGILYFLSGFFFLLVGGLEAMLMRLQLSFPGLNIFVGDTFNQLLTMHGTTMIFLAAMPLLLGFMNYMVPLQIGARDVAFPFVNALGFWLFLSGGILLNLGWFFGGSLAHGIPLPSAGWTSYVPLALNEYSPGPGVDYYLIGLQISGIGTLVGGLNIIATVISLRAPGMTFLRMPLFTWTSFIASVLILFAFPALTVGLLLLTFDRLFGANFFDHAMGGSSVLWQHLFWIFGHPEVYIVILPAFGLMSDIFSNFSKKRLFGYTSMVFASLVIGFLGFMVWVHHMFTVGLGPFTNTVFSIATMAIAVPTGIKVFNWLFTMWGGQIRRTTSMLFAISFIPTFVIGGMTGVMLSLPGVDFQVHDTYFVIAHFHYTLVGGTVLGIFAGAYYWWPKMFNRILDERLGNWHFWLFTIGLHVTFFPQHFLGLFGMQRRVFTYYDVGDQGLATMNLVSSIASLGMAVGTLLFAWNIYRSWRKGPRAVADPWDGRTLEWSVAAPVPEYNFLQLPRVRDVDPLWKEKQMGNTAMLPAEPLGPIHMPSPNYLPFLMSVFFFVAGLGFISSNSYGDDIGWAGLSLGIFGLLGVVVCLFLRSFQKDPGYHMDPGSVGKGEQG, from the coding sequence ATGAGTGGTGGGTATAATCGCGGTTTTTTGGTTCGTATTGGTAATTCTAGGGTATGGCAGTGGGTAACGACAGTGGATCATAAGAAGATTGGGATCCTTTATTTCCTCTCGGGTTTCTTTTTCCTCCTGGTAGGGGGGTTGGAGGCCATGTTGATGCGTCTCCAATTGAGTTTCCCAGGCCTGAATATTTTTGTCGGGGATACATTCAATCAGCTATTGACTATGCATGGTACAACCATGATTTTTCTGGCTGCTATGCCGCTTCTGTTGGGATTTATGAACTATATGGTTCCTTTGCAAATTGGTGCCCGTGATGTGGCCTTTCCATTTGTCAATGCGCTGGGTTTTTGGCTTTTTTTGTCCGGTGGAATTCTGCTCAATCTGGGTTGGTTTTTCGGCGGGTCCCTGGCCCATGGTATTCCTTTGCCCAGCGCGGGTTGGACCTCCTATGTTCCCTTGGCGCTCAATGAGTATAGTCCTGGGCCGGGTGTGGATTACTACCTCATTGGTTTGCAAATATCGGGAATTGGCACTCTGGTAGGGGGATTGAATATCATTGCAACGGTGATTTCACTTCGTGCACCAGGGATGACTTTTCTCCGGATGCCCCTCTTCACCTGGACCAGCTTTATTGCATCCGTGTTGATACTGTTTGCCTTTCCTGCCCTTACGGTTGGTCTCCTATTGCTGACGTTTGATCGTCTTTTTGGGGCGAATTTCTTTGATCATGCGATGGGGGGAAGTTCCGTCCTCTGGCAACACTTATTTTGGATCTTTGGACATCCCGAGGTTTATATTGTCATCTTGCCGGCTTTTGGATTGATGTCGGATATCTTCTCCAATTTTTCGAAAAAGCGTTTGTTTGGTTACACTTCTATGGTGTTTGCCAGTCTGGTGATCGGATTTCTCGGGTTTATGGTTTGGGTGCATCATATGTTCACCGTGGGCCTGGGTCCCTTTACCAATACGGTATTTTCCATTGCAACGATGGCGATTGCTGTACCAACGGGGATTAAAGTTTTCAACTGGTTGTTTACTATGTGGGGGGGGCAGATCCGTCGTACAACATCTATGTTGTTTGCGATAAGCTTTATACCCACGTTTGTCATTGGTGGGATGACGGGTGTTATGCTTTCTTTACCCGGTGTGGATTTCCAAGTTCACGATACGTATTTCGTTATTGCTCACTTCCATTATACGTTGGTAGGCGGCACGGTCTTAGGGATTTTTGCGGGTGCTTATTATTGGTGGCCCAAAATGTTCAACAGGATATTAGATGAGAGACTTGGCAATTGGCATTTCTGGCTTTTTACGATTGGTTTGCATGTCACGTTTTTCCCTCAACATTTCCTCGGTTTGTTCGGTATGCAGCGACGCGTTTTCACGTATTACGATGTTGGCGATCAAGGATTGGCTACCATGAATCTGGTCAGTTCCATAGCTTCGCTGGGGATGGCGGTGGGTACCCTCCTGTTTGCTTGGAATATCTATCGTTCCTGGAGGAAGGGGCCAAGGGCCGTTGCTGACCCTTGGGATGGTCGTACGTTGGAGTGGTCTGTAGCTGCCCCCGTGCCCGAGTATAATTTTTTACAGTTGCCACGGGTGCGTGATGTCGATCCTTTGTGGAAGGAAAAACAGATGGGGAATACCGCTATGCTGCCAGCGGAGCCCTTGGGACCCATTCATATGCCTTCCCCGAACTATCTTCCCTTTTTAATGTCTGTTTTCTTCTTCGTGGCGGGGTTGGGTTTCATTTCGTCTAATAGCTATGGTGATGATATTGGTTGGGCCGGTCTCTCCTTGGGTATTTTTGGTTTGCTCGGGGTTGTTGTTTGCTTGTTTTTACGCTCCTTTCAGAAGGATCCGGGTTATCATATGGATCCGGGATCGGTTGGGAAAGGGGAACAGGGATGA
- a CDS encoding cytochrome c oxidase subunit 3 gives MMSLSHDNQHTGYWESSTPEARSKVLGFWLFLAAETVLFACLFASYLSLRGEAMGGPGSEELFELRLVMAATALLLVSSLTSVFSVIFMRATRLIGTMSWLLVTWGLGFAFLMLEAFEFWHYAKLGHTVMGSAFGSSFYTLVGTHGAHVAYGLCWIAAILFQLQRRGINAETGTKVFVATLYWHFIDVIWVFIFSIVYLLGKVGM, from the coding sequence ATGATGAGTTTGTCACATGATAACCAACATACGGGCTATTGGGAGTCTAGTACGCCGGAGGCACGCAGCAAGGTGTTGGGATTTTGGTTATTCCTGGCTGCTGAGACGGTTCTGTTTGCCTGCTTGTTTGCTTCCTATCTTTCCCTACGGGGGGAGGCGATGGGGGGGCCTGGTTCCGAGGAACTGTTTGAATTGAGGTTGGTAATGGCTGCGACGGCGCTTTTATTGGTGAGTAGTTTGACAAGTGTTTTTTCCGTGATTTTCATGCGGGCGACTCGTTTGATAGGTACGATGAGTTGGTTGCTCGTTACATGGGGTCTGGGGTTTGCGTTTCTCATGTTGGAGGCGTTTGAATTTTGGCATTATGCGAAACTGGGTCATACTGTAATGGGGAGCGCCTTTGGTTCCTCTTTCTATACGTTGGTAGGTACTCATGGTGCGCATGTTGCTTATGGTCTTTGTTGGATCGCAGCAATTTTGTTTCAGTTGCAGAGGCGAGGAATCAACGCGGAAACGGGTACGAAAGTGTTTGTTGCCACGTTGTACTGGCATTTTATTGATGTGATTTGGGTTTTTATTTTCAGTATCGTTTATTTGCTCGGTAAAGTGGGTATGTAG